A DNA window from Methanobacteriaceae archaeon contains the following coding sequences:
- a CDS encoding winged helix-turn-helix transcriptional regulator — MLRINSKSTLEATEEMEEVFKALANVNRLLLIYALASGEMEKISVTEISRNMGITQPAASQHLKILKNAKILKAKKEGNYIYYRFNKQSLQKHHKRIDFLFKCAFAKCNQLEKSKCCQLEKGEE, encoded by the coding sequence ATGCTGAGGATTAATTCCAAGTCAACATTGGAGGCAACCGAAGAAATGGAAGAGGTTTTTAAGGCCCTGGCCAATGTTAACCGGTTGCTTCTTATTTATGCACTGGCATCTGGAGAAATGGAGAAAATCAGTGTAACTGAAATATCCAGAAACATGGGCATCACACAACCTGCAGCATCACAGCACCTGAAAATCCTAAAAAATGCTAAGATCCTCAAGGCAAAAAAAGAGGGAAACTATATATACTACCGATTCAACAAACAATCCCTTCAAAAACACCATAAAAGAATTGATTTTTTATTTAAATGTGCTTTTGCCAAATGCAATCAACTGGAAAAATCAAAATGCTGCCAGTTGGAAAAAGGGGAAGAATAA